In the genome of Campylobacter sp. CNRCH_2014_0184h, one region contains:
- the tsaD gene encoding tRNA (adenosine(37)-N6)-threonylcarbamoyltransferase complex transferase subunit TsaD, whose protein sequence is MKSLILAIESSCDDSSIAIIDKNSFECIFHTKISQENAHSVYGGVVPELAARLHSEALPKILEKCQKYFDKLCAIAVTNEPGLSVSLIGGVAMAKMLAISLNLPLIAINHLKGHIYSMFLDKKASFDMGVLLVSGGHTMVLFIDEQGKITELARTNDDSFGESFDKVAKMMGLGYPGGAIIENLAKNVKESDLEFSIPLLHSKDLAYSFSGLKNQVRLEILKEELSLERKSKIAFAFQKAAIAHILNKLEKIFKEYKFKRFGIVGGASANLNLRSQIEHLCQSYQCELLLAPLEYCSDNALMIARAACEAYERKEFVSIEDDLISPKVKNLQGVL, encoded by the coding sequence ATGAAAAGCTTAATCCTTGCCATAGAAAGCTCGTGTGATGATAGTTCTATTGCTATCATAGATAAAAACAGCTTTGAATGCATTTTCCATACAAAGATTTCTCAAGAAAATGCTCATAGCGTCTATGGTGGGGTGGTGCCTGAGCTTGCAGCAAGATTACACAGTGAAGCCTTACCTAAAATCTTAGAAAAATGCCAAAAATACTTTGACAAACTTTGCGCCATAGCAGTTACAAATGAACCTGGTCTTAGTGTGAGCTTGATAGGTGGGGTTGCTATGGCTAAAATGCTTGCCATTAGTTTAAATTTGCCACTTATAGCGATTAACCACTTAAAAGGGCATATTTATTCTATGTTTTTAGATAAAAAAGCTAGTTTTGATATGGGAGTATTACTTGTAAGTGGTGGGCATACTATGGTACTTTTTATCGATGAGCAAGGTAAAATCACAGAACTAGCAAGAACAAATGATGATAGCTTTGGAGAAAGTTTTGATAAAGTAGCTAAGATGATGGGACTTGGTTATCCTGGTGGGGCTATCATAGAAAATTTAGCTAAAAATGTAAAAGAAAGTGATTTAGAATTTAGCATACCTTTACTTCATTCTAAAGACTTAGCTTATAGTTTTTCAGGACTTAAAAACCAAGTACGTTTGGAAATTTTAAAAGAAGAGCTAAGCTTAGAGCGTAAAAGCAAAATAGCCTTTGCATTTCAAAAAGCAGCCATAGCGCATATTTTAAACAAGTTAGAAAAAATTTTTAAAGAGTATAAATTTAAGCGTTTTGGTATAGTAGGTGGAGCTAGTGCAAATTTAAACCTAAGAAGTCAAATAGAGCATTTATGCCAAAGCTATCAATGTGAACTTTTGCTAGCTCCGCTTGAGTATTGCTCAGATAATGCTTTGATGATAGCAAGGGCAGC